A genomic stretch from Microtus pennsylvanicus isolate mMicPen1 chromosome 11, mMicPen1.hap1, whole genome shotgun sequence includes:
- the LOC142859727 gene encoding CMRF35-like molecule 3, translated as MWLLPALLLFLAGCSTAQDAITGPNMVSGHEQGSLTVRCRYDSSWKDYKKYWCRGAVWKTCEILVETDMEQLVKKDRVSIRDDQTDFTVTVTMEELRISDGGIYWCAIERTGYDPNFEVNVNIDPAPETTTVILTTMAPVLTSALTTRKSIANRGETQTSTLTWFVMSSIYFNLLVFLELPLILSMLSAVLWVNRPQRCSGGGEVGLGKVQSSDAANREKHLPVYRK; from the exons ATGTGGCTGCTCCctgctctgctcctcttcctcgcaG GCTGCTCCACTGCTCAGGATGCAATCACAGGTCCAAACATGGTGAGCGGTCACGAGCAGGGCTCCTTGACTGTGCGGTGCCGTTACGACTCCTCCTGGAAGGATTACAAGAAGTACTGGTGCCGAGGAGCTGTTTGGAAAACATGTGAGATTCTGGTTGAAACGGATATGGAGCAGTTGGTGAAGAAGGACCGTGTGTCCATCAGGGACGACCAGACAGACTTCACCGTgacagtgaccatggaggagcTGAGGATAAGCGACGGCGGCATTTACTGGTGTGCAATTGAGAGAACTGGATATGATCCGAATTTTGAAGTTAATGTGAACATTGACCCCG CCCCAGAAACTACAACTGTAATATTAACAACCATGGCTCCAGTTCTGACATCCGCACTGACAACCAGGAAGAGCATTGCCAACCGTGGAGAGACTCAAACCAGCACCCTCACCTG GTTTGTAATGAGCAGCATCTACTTCAACCTCCTGGTCTTTCTGGAGCTGCCTCTGatcctgagcatgctcagtgctGTCCTTTGGGTGAACAGACCTCAGAGGTGCTCTGGGGGAGGTGAAGTTGGCCTGGGGAAGGTCCAGAGTTCTGATGCCGCGAACAGAGAGAAACACCTCCCTGTATATAGGAAATaa